Proteins from a genomic interval of Pseudoruegeria sp. SHC-113:
- a CDS encoding rhodanese-like domain-containing protein encodes MPVTAAELVAAANAVVPRISQAEAAAKVAAGALLLDIRDAPELEANGRAEGSHHVPRGMLEFRADPESPFHDPELRKGRPVVLHCASGGRAALAGKLLKDLGYDEVYNLGGFKDWVEGGGAVVEPMDKGM; translated from the coding sequence ATGCCCGTGACCGCTGCCGAACTCGTTGCTGCCGCCAATGCCGTCGTCCCCCGGATCAGCCAGGCCGAAGCTGCCGCCAAGGTGGCTGCAGGCGCGCTGCTGCTCGACATCCGCGACGCCCCGGAACTGGAGGCCAACGGCCGCGCCGAGGGTTCGCACCACGTGCCGCGTGGAATGCTGGAGTTCCGGGCTGATCCGGAGAGCCCCTTCCATGATCCTGAGTTGCGCAAGGGTCGCCCTGTGGTGCTGCACTGCGCTTCAGGCGGCCGGGCCGCGCTGGCCGGAAAGCTGCTCAAGGATCTGGGCTATGACGAGGTCTACAACCTCGGTGGCTTCAAGGATTGGGTCGAGGGCGGCGGGGCCGTTGTGGAGCCGATGGACAAGGGTATGTAA